One Roseomonas gilardii subsp. gilardii genomic region harbors:
- a CDS encoding DUF4139 domain-containing protein gives MPRKLPLLLSCSLLALAATEHGRADAAELPVRAVTLSSAGIAQYERAGRLEAGEGVSFRIPVDSVDDLLKSLTVSDSAGRVVGIRLPARDMAEEALRGLPLRPEDFAGRASLLNALRGQEVTVGELAGRLAGASEDERGLHVSLMTEKGIAGVTVGEGVEVTLRDAALAARIRRAAEALAAAGTGQERQVEIALQADRARDVTLRYVAGAPLWKPTWRIEAPATGTGDAARARLQGWAVVENHSGADWDGVRLALLSGEAASYRQNLYDPILVDRPEIPVPRATPVLVDPDTGARPAPPAPPAPPVAAMAAHPAYRMRADAAEAAPMAPPAMEATAEPAPGRIAFTLPEPFSLRGGETANIPFLDAGLPAERVWWVQDAEARFPLAALRLRNDTGHTLPAGLATIYGASGPEAGSFLGDAQLATLPSGESRVIAFGRDRDVQLSSRISRTERSTGIRFERNRVIRDFDRIEEVAFAIDPHGAKGRILIDLRRRPEMEPAFEASSVGADSLRHEAVLDGSASTLRLAFRQPGHQPIPLWDPGLGAIPRCCPGAAWT, from the coding sequence ATGCCACGGAAACTGCCGCTGCTTCTGTCCTGCTCGCTGCTGGCCCTGGCAGCGACGGAGCATGGGCGCGCGGATGCGGCGGAACTGCCGGTCCGCGCCGTGACGCTCTCCTCCGCCGGGATCGCGCAATACGAGCGCGCCGGCCGGCTGGAGGCCGGGGAAGGGGTCTCCTTCCGCATCCCGGTCGATTCCGTCGATGACCTGCTCAAGAGCCTGACCGTCTCCGACTCCGCCGGGCGTGTGGTGGGCATCCGCCTGCCCGCGCGTGACATGGCGGAGGAGGCGCTGCGGGGCCTGCCGCTGCGGCCGGAGGATTTCGCCGGGCGCGCGTCGCTGCTGAACGCCCTGCGCGGCCAGGAGGTGACGGTGGGCGAACTCGCCGGTCGCCTCGCCGGGGCCAGCGAGGATGAGAGGGGCCTGCATGTCTCGCTGATGACGGAGAAGGGCATCGCCGGTGTCACGGTCGGGGAGGGGGTGGAGGTCACGCTGCGCGACGCCGCCCTGGCTGCCCGAATCCGCCGCGCCGCCGAGGCCCTGGCCGCCGCCGGGACGGGTCAGGAGCGGCAGGTCGAGATCGCGCTCCAGGCCGACCGGGCGCGGGACGTGACGCTGCGCTATGTCGCCGGGGCGCCGCTGTGGAAGCCCACCTGGCGCATCGAGGCCCCGGCCACCGGTACGGGCGACGCCGCCAGGGCGCGGCTCCAGGGCTGGGCGGTGGTGGAGAACCACTCCGGCGCCGACTGGGACGGCGTGCGGCTGGCCCTGCTCTCGGGCGAGGCCGCGTCCTATCGCCAGAACCTCTACGATCCCATCCTGGTGGACCGGCCGGAGATCCCCGTGCCAAGGGCCACGCCGGTGCTGGTGGACCCGGATACCGGTGCCCGGCCGGCACCGCCCGCGCCGCCGGCACCTCCTGTGGCGGCCATGGCGGCGCACCCGGCCTATCGCATGCGGGCCGATGCCGCCGAGGCCGCCCCCATGGCTCCTCCCGCGATGGAAGCCACGGCGGAACCCGCCCCGGGGCGGATCGCCTTCACCCTGCCGGAGCCTTTCAGCCTGCGTGGCGGCGAAACGGCGAACATCCCCTTCCTGGATGCGGGGCTTCCGGCGGAACGGGTCTGGTGGGTGCAGGATGCCGAGGCCCGCTTCCCGCTGGCGGCTCTGCGCCTGCGCAACGACACCGGCCACACCCTGCCGGCCGGGTTGGCAACGATCTATGGGGCCTCTGGGCCGGAGGCGGGCAGCTTCCTGGGCGATGCCCAGCTCGCCACGCTGCCATCCGGGGAAAGCCGGGTCATCGCCTTCGGGCGCGACCGCGACGTGCAACTGTCCAGCCGCATCAGCCGGACCGAGCGCTCCACCGGCATCCGCTTCGAGCGCAACCGGGTGATCCGCGATTTCGACCGGATCGAGGAAGTGGCCTTCGCCATCGACCCGCATGGCGCCAAGGGCCGGATTCTGATCGACCTGAGGCGGCGGCCGGAGATGGAACCGGCTTTCGAGGCCAGCTCGGTGGGCGCCGACAGCCTGCGCCACGAGGCGGTGCTGGATGGGAGCGCCTCCACCCTGCGCCTCGCCTTCCGCCAGCCCGGGCACCAGCCCATCCCGCTCTGGGACCCCGGCCTGGGCGCGATCCCACGCTGCTGCCCTGGCGCAGCCTGGACCTGA
- a CDS encoding TCR/Tet family MFS transporter: MQATLSAGRRKAATGFILVTAMLDIMAMGIVIPVLPLLIEEFSGSNARAGIVNGVFVTLWAGMQFLASPLIGSLSDRYGRRPTILVSAAGLAADYVLMALAPNLWWLALGRLIAGVTSASFTTVYAYMADVTAPEGRARAYGLIGSAFSAGFVAGPLLGGVLGDISPRMPFWVAGGLSGVAFLYGLLILPESLPPERRMAFSWRRANPFGALRLLRSKAELTGLACVTFLLHFGHTVFLAVFVLYAGERYGWGPWQVGLLLAVVGALDMVVQGLVVGPVVRRLGDHRTMVIGLSCGTLGVAGMGLAPTGTLFALTLLPNAFWALAMPTLQSLMTRQVSESQQGQLQGAVMSVVSIAGIVAPLFFGGIYAVTVEEGSPLPWPGLSFLIAALLLLSAALLGWRLGRRPALAGS, from the coding sequence ATGCAGGCCACACTCTCCGCCGGACGCCGGAAGGCCGCGACCGGCTTTATTCTCGTCACCGCTATGCTCGACATCATGGCGATGGGCATCGTCATTCCCGTCCTGCCGCTGCTGATCGAGGAATTCTCCGGCTCCAACGCGCGGGCCGGGATCGTCAACGGCGTCTTCGTCACGCTCTGGGCGGGGATGCAGTTCCTGGCCTCGCCGCTGATCGGCTCGCTGTCCGACCGCTACGGGCGGCGGCCCACCATCCTGGTCTCGGCGGCCGGGCTGGCGGCGGACTACGTGCTGATGGCCCTGGCACCCAATCTCTGGTGGCTGGCCCTCGGGCGGCTCATCGCCGGCGTCACCTCGGCCAGCTTCACCACCGTCTATGCCTATATGGCCGATGTCACCGCGCCGGAGGGGCGGGCGCGCGCCTATGGGCTGATCGGCAGCGCCTTCAGCGCCGGTTTCGTCGCCGGGCCGCTGCTGGGCGGGGTGCTGGGCGACATCTCGCCGCGCATGCCCTTCTGGGTCGCGGGCGGGCTGAGCGGCGTGGCCTTCCTCTACGGCCTGCTGATCCTGCCGGAATCCCTGCCGCCCGAACGGCGCATGGCCTTCTCCTGGCGCCGCGCCAATCCTTTCGGGGCGCTGCGCCTGCTGCGCTCGAAGGCGGAACTGACGGGCCTCGCCTGCGTCACCTTCCTCCTGCATTTCGGGCACACCGTCTTCCTGGCGGTCTTCGTGCTCTATGCCGGGGAGCGCTATGGCTGGGGCCCCTGGCAGGTCGGGCTGCTGCTGGCCGTGGTCGGCGCGCTGGACATGGTGGTGCAAGGGCTGGTGGTGGGACCGGTGGTCCGCCGCCTCGGCGACCACCGGACCATGGTGATCGGCCTGTCCTGCGGCACGCTGGGCGTGGCGGGCATGGGGCTGGCGCCGACGGGCACGCTCTTCGCCCTGACCCTCCTGCCCAACGCCTTCTGGGCCCTGGCCATGCCGACCCTGCAATCGCTGATGACCCGGCAGGTGTCGGAGTCGCAGCAGGGGCAGCTCCAGGGCGCGGTGATGAGCGTGGTCAGCATCGCCGGGATCGTGGCGCCGCTCTTCTTCGGTGGCATCTATGCCGTCACGGTGGAGGAAGGCTCGCCGCTGCCCTGGCCGGGGCTGTCCTTCCTGATCGCCGCCCTCCTCCTGCTGTCGGCGGCGCTGCTCGGCTGGCGGCTGGGCCGGCGCCCGGCCCTCGCGGGGTCCTGA